TTCAGGAGAATATTTGTTAGCATTATCAAGAAGATTGATCAAAGCATTCGAAATATGAAATTCATCGATTAGGAAATTATATTTTGTGGCATTAAACTCTGTTGTCAAACTTCCGTTTCTTTCATTAACGATCAGTCGGAAAGATTCTGCGATGCTTTTTATCAATTCCCTTACATTGGTTTCTTTCAGGTGAAGAGGCATTTCGTTTCTTTCGAGCTTGGACATATTCAAAACGGTCTCTACCTGTTTTTTCATTCTCAGATTCTCTTGCTTTATCAATCCCGAATAGTATTTGACCTTGTCTGGGTCTGTCGCAATTTTATCATTGGCTAAAGAATCCGTTGCAACGGAAATCGTTGCCAAAGGCGTCTTGAACTCGTGAGACATATTGTTGATGAAATCGGTCTTAATTTCCGCAATCTTTTTCTGCCTCATCATATAATTGATTGAGATAATATAAATCCCCAAAATCGTCAATAATGAGATGAAGGTTCCCAGCAACATCGGCAAATTATGCTTTACCAAAGAATAATCTTTTCTGGGAAAAACGATTGCCAGCGTGTAAAGCGTTCTGTCTTTGCTGTCCGTAAAAAGCGGATAGGTATAATTGGTTTTGTCTTTCTGGTCAAGATAGATGTTGTTTGCAACAGTCGTTAACTGATTGGTTTTGTTGATGACACCAAAGCCAAATTTTGTATCAATCCCTTTGAGTCTCAGTTCTTTTGAGATGACGGAATCAATCGTTTTGCTGTCAACACGTTTTTCTATCGGAAGATTGGTTGCGCTCAAACGTGCAAATTCTTTCATCTGATAAGAATTATTGTCGATATCTCTGCTGATATTGGTTGTCAAAGGTTCTGGCGAGCTTCTTTTCAGTTTTAGTTGACCTTCGTCTTTGTAAAGTTTTGTCGTGTACAAAGTATCACCTTTTGCCGAAACCGGAATATTCTGTTTCTCAACAATGCTGGTCTGGAAAAGGATATTAGAACGGTTGGCCGAATCGGAACTTTGCTGGATATAAGTTTTAACAGGCTGGTTAGAAGAGGCTAAAACTTCTTTTCCAACATTACTATAAGTTTCATTCCAATACTTGTTGACCTCGATTTGATTCACTTTCTGAGTCGAAGTTTCTAATGCTGAATAAACCTTGTTAGAAAAATCCTGCTCAAGAGATGTATATAATTCTTTAATCCAATATAGCTGCAGTGAGACGAAAACCACCAAGGAGATTGTCATAAATACAGATATGATAGGAATAAACTTATTGTTCATTATAATTTTTGATTTTGAAAAGTTAAAATTACTCTTTTTAAGAATATCTCGATAATAATAACGCGATGTAATTATTAAATATTTCTTAAAATCAAGTTTTTTAACATTTTATTGTGAATAATCAAAAATGTTGCCATAAGAAAAGTTTGGTGTGATTTTTTTATATTAATTTTATAAAAAGCAAAGTTATGAACTCAGAAATTGTTTTTAATAAGGATTTCGACAGTGGAGTTTACGTAATGAAGGTTTACAAAGCTGATGTTTCCACCCTTTGGGATTATTTTACAAAGTCGGAATTGATTGATCAGTGGTGGGCACCAAAACCCTGGAAATGCGAAACCGAAAAAATGGATTTCCAAGAAAACGGAATCTGGTTGTACGCAATGAAAGGCCCAAACGGCGAAAAAGAAATGGCGTTGGCGAATTACGAAGAAATAATGCCTCACAGAAGTATTGCGTGGACAGATGCTTTTGCTGATGACAAAGGAAAAGTAAGAACAGATTTGCCCCAAACTTCTTGGCTGATCGGTTTCACAGGAATTGATGAAGGCACAAGAATGACTTTCAATCTGCATTTCAACTCTAAAGAAGAAATGAATCAGCTTATCGAAATGGGTTTTGAAGAAGGTTTCAAAATGGGATTGAATCAGTTGGAGGATATTTTGGAAGAAAAATATTCTAAATAGTTTGCTCGCAGATTTAGCGAATAATAACTTTGAAAAATCTGTATTATTTGCTAAATCTACGAGTATAAAACTTTATTCCAAATCAATCTCTTCATCAATAAAATACTGGATAATCGCTTTTTTCATTAGAAGCGATTGTTCGTTAGGTTTCAGTTCTGGCAAATCATCCAACTTTTCAAATTGTGGCCAGCCATCTTCATAATGCGTGAATTTGTAGTAGCCAAACGGCTCAAGCAACCTGCAAACGGCAATATGAACCAAATTGACCTTATCATCTTTGGTGAATTTCTGTTGCCCACTTCCCAATTCCTGAACGCCGATAATGAATAGAAATGTTTCTATTGGCGGATTTTTCTCGGTTTGAAAGTTGACTTCAAAGAAATGTTCTATTTTTTTCCAGATTTCGGATTCGTTCATTTTTTATTTACTTAAATTTTGTCCAGATTTTTCTTCTCAACTTTGGCATTAAAAACCAAAACTCTGGCTAAAATTTTAAACCAGAGCTTTAGTAATCTTACTGCGAATTTACAAAAAATGAATTTTAGTTCACGACTTCTAGAATCATTGCTGTTTTGGCCGGAATATCTATCGTATTTTGAAAGTTAAAATCTTTTCCGGAAATAATATCTTTTGCTTTGAAGCTATTAGAAATCATTTCATTATATCGATTAAGGTCTAAGGTTACTTTATCATTGTTTTTGTTGAGTAAAACCATCACTTTTTGATTTTCTGTGTATCGGAAATAAACATAAACGTCATTGTTTGTCGGCGCATAGTGTTTGAATTTCCCATTGGCAATTGCATCACTCGTTTTTCTCCAATTAAGCAAATTGGTAAAATATTTCTTCGCTTCTTTTTCTTCATTGGTTAATCCTGTTTCTGTCACAGCATTTTTAGAATCACCTTTCCAGCCTCCGTAGAAATCGCTTCTTCGTTGTCCGTCGCTTCCGGCTTTGTCATTGGTCATCAGAACTTCGGTGCCATAGAAAAACTGTGGCGTTCCGCGCATCGTCATATACATCGCTATCCCGAGTTTCCAGTTTTCAAAATTTTTATTGAGACGGGAATAGAATCTGTCCAAATCGTGATTGTCTGGAAAAATCAATTGGTTATCAGGATGTGGAAAAAGGAAATCGTTTGCTACACTTTCGTAAACTTTTCTCCAGGAAGAAAACCAGCTACTTTTTTCATTGAGCGCAGAAACTATATTGTCATTCATAGAAAAATCCATCATCATCGGCATATAACTTTTGTAACCATCATTGTTTTTCTTGTCGATTTGCCAGTAAGAAGTCTGAGCGATATTACGTGACATTTCTTCAGCAACGATGTTCATTTTCGGATATTCTTCCAGAATGGCTTTTGTCCAATCTGCCAGAAAATTTTTGTCAGAATAAGAATAGGTATCAACACGCAATCCGGAAAGTCCAGCGTACTCAATCCACCAGATGATATTCTGGGTCAGATATTTTGCCAATAAAGGATTTTTCTGGTTAAGGTCTGCCATATGACCATCGAACCAACCATTGAGATATTCCTCTTTGTCAATTTCGGTGGCGTAGAGGTCTGTGATTGTGGTTTTAAGGTGATTGGTTCTGATTCTGTTCTTCGAATCAGGATAATTAATCCAGCTTTGCTCAGGCAAGTCTTTGACGAAATAATACTCTGAACCACAGTGATTAAGCACAACATCCCAAATCAAACTAATGTTTCTTTTTTTGGCTTCTGTGGATAGTTTTTTCAAATCTTCATTAGTTCCAAATCTTGGGTCAATCTTGTAAAAATCCGTCGCTGCATAACCGTGATAAGAATAAGTCGGCTCATCATTTTCAATCAAAGGTGTGTTCCAAATCTGAGTATAACCCAATGACTTGATGTAATCCAAATGATTGATGATTCCTTGGATATCACCGCCGTGTCTTGCATCTTCATTGTTTCTGTCAAGTTTTTGTTCCAAAGTTGTTTTGACAATGTCATTCTTTTCATCACCATTTGAAAATCTATCCGGAACAATCAGAAGAATCGCATCTTTTGAACCATAACTTTCCCGATTGGCGCTGTTAGTTTCCCGAGCATAAATTGGAAAATCTTTTGTCAGAACAACTTTTTTGTCCTTTGAGAATTTGATTTTTACATTTCCAGCTTTTGCTTCAGGGCTGATTTGCAAGGTCAGAAACAGATAGTTCTTGTTTTCAACCGTTTTATTTTCAGTAATGGTAATTCCGGGATAAGAAATCGCAGGCTGTAAATCGGAAATGTCCTTGCCATAGATTAACAACGTGACCGAATTGTTTTTCATTCCAACCCACCAATTGGCAGGCTCAATCCGTTCAATCTTTTGAGAAAGGATGAGATTGAAACTGATGAATAGTAAAAGTATTGCAAGTGATTTTTTCATTTTATGATTGAATTTGAGATTGTTATTTTTTCAGAAGAAATTCCAACGGAATTGAAAACCGTTTGCTCCAGGAACTTTCGCTGTGGTCTGCCGATTCAAATTTTTTGGTTGCCGAGTTATTTTTGTCAAAGCCTTTCTCCTTCATTATCTGGTCAACTTTGTTCTGATGTTTTTCGTAATGGCTGTCCAATCCCTCGGTTCCAAAATCGAAATAGATTTTATGGGTTTTCGGATTCGGGAGTTTTTGTTGGAGATAATTTTCAAAAGCAGAAGGGATTTCGTCATTAGAAAGGTCTGTGATTCCAATCCAATGAGTCGAAAGACTAGCTGAACCACCAAAAATCTCTGGATATTCGCAAATCGCATACATCGATATCAGTCCGCCCATACTGGAACCGGCGATGTAGGTATTTTCCCGGTCTTTCAGAGTTGGATAATTTTTATCAATAAAAGGTTTTACTTCTTGTACAATGAATTTCAAATAGTTATCGGATTGAACTTTTCCCAGAAAGTATTTTTCAAGCGTCTGATTTTGCAATTCTTTAGATAAACTTTCAAACGGTTTTTGCGGAAAATACTCCGAATGCCGGGTTGCTCCGGTATTCCATAATCCGACAATGATGCAGTCTTTCAGTTTGATTTTTTTGCTCAGTTCTGTATAACTTTCATCCACTTTCCATTCGGAATTATTCCAATTGATTGACCCGTCGAAAAGCATCTGTCCGTCGTGCATATAGAGAACAGCGTATTTTTTATTGGGATTAAAATTCTCAGGCAACCAGATATCGACATTTCTCGGAGCAACATATTTCGAAGGAAAATTGTTGACTCTGATGATTTTGCCGGAACTCACAGCAGGAATCGAAGTCTGAATGACATCTTTGTAGCGGTCTTTGATATCGACATATTTCTTGATGGCTGTTTTATATTCGTCAAGATTTTTTGGCTTTCTCCAATCCGGGTCCGGAAAATTGTTCTCAATGTAAGTCCAGTCTTTTCCTGTGAAAAAATCGTCATCATAAGTGCAACCTGTCAAATCTTTGAAAGGTTTGAGGAAAATATAACCGTCAAAAAAATCCTCCATTTTGAAATCAGAATGACAAAAACTGAAAAAACTATTGTCTCGTAATTTCCCGACAGGCGTATTAATCAAATCAAAAGCAATCTGAGGATAATCAAGTTTCTGAAGCGCATTTTCCAATTCTCCATTCGCAGGCGAAACATAAGCCGGATTGTATTGCGTTTTGGAAAACATCGGCGTGTGAAACATAATATTGAAAATCTTTCCAGGCATTAGCTTGTAAAGACGATTTCCAACCATTCCTTCATCATAATCACAGAAATCATCGTTGTTCACTTTCAAAATTGGCATTCTGTACTTTGTGAAAACGTGAACGTGTCCCATATAAATCAAGGCTTTTTCATTTTTCTCAATGATTTCTTTTTTAATGATTTCCGTTCGGAACTGGTCAGGCGTTCCCAGATTAAAAACCGCTTTCATATTCTCGGGCGTTCTTGCGCCACCTTTCAAGTTTTCCCAACGGTATTGATAGCTCAAATTGACGATTCGGAATTTTTTCGCATCAGCTTTTAAGGTTTTATTGAATTCCCAAACTGCCTTGTAGATGTCAAAATATTCTTTGTAAGCCCAACCCACATTGTAATAAAAGAACAAATCTTTTGCTTTTCGTTCATCAAATATTTCTGAATTCAGCAATTCGTCCAGTTCTTTTTGCTTTTCAAAAGACCCGAATTCCATACAGAGATTGTAAACGCCAGCTTGATATAATTCTGGAATAATGCTCTTAACAAAATCAAGGTTTTCCTTCACAGCGTGGTCTTCTCCCAACAAAACGAGAGGATAATTTTTGAATTTCGGAACGAGATAATCTTTAGGACTTTTTGGATGTTGCTTCAGATATTCTACAGCTTCAAGCGTTGGTTTATTTTCCTGACCGAATCCTAAAACCGGAAAAAGAAATGCTAAAAATAAAAGTGAAAATTGAATAGGAAGTTTCATTTTTTAGTTTGAATTTTGAACAAAAATATTTCTCCTTTCCTTTTACTACAAGGCTTTTGGACAAACGACAGGTTATTCTGTACAAAAAACAGACTTAGAAATTACTGAAGATTGTTTTAGGATAAATAATTACATTTGGAGAAGATTAAAAAGTATGAACCAATCGTTTTCTGAACATTTCAAATCAAAATTTTGGCTGAAACACGTTTTATATTGGACGGCGTTTGTTCTGTTTTTTGGATTTGTTTGGGGCGTTTCGGATGACAATTATTTACGGAATATTTTGATTCAGATATGTTGTCTTCCTTCGCGGATGTTGTTGGTTTACGTCACGCTTTTTTATCTCTTTCCGAAGTTCTTCAATCAGAAAAAATATTTCAGTTTCTTTGTTTCGTATTGCGTTTTGGTTGCTTTGATAAGTGTGTTTGTCCAGCGTCCATTGTTTCTTTATTTTATTCAGCCGAACTTTCTTCCGGGTTTCAAGAATTCCGGTTTTTTTATCCTATCAGAAATAGTGAATACGGCTTTGGACATCAATATTGCTGCGATGATTCCGATAGCTTACACTTATCTGACAACCATTGAGAATCTCCAGAAAAATAATTCGGAGCTGAATGAAGAAAATAAATTATTAAAGGAAGACTCTGTAATTCAGGATAATAATGATGAATCTTACATCAATCTGAAAATTGATAAAAGTGTGAGGAAAATTAAAATCAATGATATTGTTTTTGTGGAAAGTCTCCGGAATTACTGCAGAATCAAACTGAATGATTCGGAAATCACGGTTCTTAAAACATTGACATCAATTCAGGAATTATTGCCCGAATCAAAATTTGTCAGGATTCATCGTTCTTTTTTGATTAACAAAGACAATATTACCTCTGTTTCTCCCAGCAAGATTGAAATCAATCATATGACAATTCCTGTTGGGAGAAAGTATAAAGATGAGGTTAAAAAGAAGATGTTATTGGTCGATTTTTAGCAAGAATGCATATTCCAAAGCGATTTCCTTCAAACTTTCGAAACGTCCGCTTGCACCGCCGTGTCCAGAACTCATATCGGTTTTGAAAATCAGAATATTGTCATCCGTTTTCAATTCTCTTAATTTCGCTGTCCATTTTGCTGGTTCCCAATATTGAACCTGAGAATCGTGGAATCCTGTGGTAATTAAGATATTAGGGTAATTTTTAGCTTCGATATTATCGTAAGGCGAATAGGATTTCATATAATCATAATATTCCTTTTCATTCGGATTTCCCCATTCGTCGTATTCTCCTGTGGTCAAAGGAATTGTATCGTCCAACATCGTCGAAACCACGTCCACGAAAGGAACCTGCGCCACAATCCCGTTAAAAAGTTCCGGATTGTAATTCATCACTGCGCCAACCAAAAGTCCTCCGGCACTTCCGCCCATTGCATAAAGGTGTTTTGGCGATGTATAATTCTCTGATATTAAATATTTTGCAGCATCGATGAAATCAAAAAATGTATTTTTCTTCTGAAGCATTTTTCCGTCCTCGTACCATTCGCGACCAAGATATTCGCCGCCTCTGATGTGTGCGATTGCATAAATAAAACCTCTGTCCAAAAGAGATAATCTCACGCTGGAAAAACTTGCATCAACGGTGTGTCCATAGCTCCCGTATCCATAGAGTAGAAGTGGTGTGTTTGCTGACTTTGATGTGTCTTTGTGATAAACCAAAGAAATGGCGACTTCTTTTCCATCTCTTGCAGTTGCCCAGATTCTTTCTGAGATATAATTTCCTGCGAAGAATTTACCACCCAAAACTTCCTGTTCTTTAAGAAGTACGGTGGTTTTGTCTTTCATATTATATTCGAAAGTAGAGGCTGGTTTGGTTAATGATGTATAACCGAAACGCAAAATATCAGTATCAAACTCCAGATTGATGCCAATGTAAGCTGTATAGGTCGGGTCGGAGAAGGGTAAATAATAGGAGTTATTGTTTTGATTATCAATAATGTTAATTTGTAAAAGACCTTTTTCGCGTTCTTCGATTACAAAATAGTTTTTGAAAATCTCAAAACCTTCCAGCAAAACATTTTCTCTGTGCTGAATAAAATCCTGCCAGTGTTCCATTGACGGCTTATCAACTTTAGTTTTTACTATTTTGAAGTTGGTAGATTCATCTGCGTTGGTAATGATATAAAAATCATCTTCGTAATGCTCCACCGAATATTCCAAATCCTCTGTTCTTGGTTGGACAATTGTCCAGTCTGCAAAAACATTATTGGCCGGAATAAATCTCATTTCATCTTCATTAGTGGATGAAGCAGCGATGAAAATGTATTCTAAAGATTTGGTTTTAAAGACGCTAACATCAAAAGTCTCATCTTCCTCATGGAAAATCAAAACGTCTTCAGAAGAATCTGTTCCTAATTTGTGACGGTAGATTTGAAATGCTCTGAGACTTTCATCCTTTCTGATGTAGAAAACGTGTTCGTTATCATTGGCCCAAACCGCTTTTCCGGTTGCATTTTCGATAACATCAGGATAAAGTTCTCCGGTTTTAAGATTCTTAAAATAAATCTTGTAAATTCTTCTCCCAACATTATCGGTAGAGTAGGCCATAATATCGTTGTTCACGCTAATAGACATACTTCCAGTTTCGAAAAAAGCTTCGCCTTCTGCCAGAATATTGACATTCAGTAAAATCTCTTCTTCATTATCCAAAGATTGAAATTTTCTGGAGAAAATCGGATACTCTTTTCCAGCTTCATAACGTACGATGTACCAATAACCGTTGAAGAAATAAGGCAAAGACTCGTCGTCTTTTTTGTATCGGGATTTCATTTCCTCATACAAATCGTTCTGAAGGTCTTCTGTATCCTTCATCACAAAATCTGTGTAAGCATTTTCATCCTCCAGATATTGGATGACTTCCGGATTTTCACGTTCATTCATCCAGAAATATGGGTCATTTCTTTTATCGTTATGGATTTCTAGAAGTTTATCTATTTTTTTAGCTTTTGGAGCGTTCATTTTGAAATTGATATTTATTAAAACCACATAGGCACATAGAATTAAAATATTTTGATTTGAACTTTAGAATTATATTTAAGTTTCAGAAACTATGTGTTTATGTGGTAAAAAGTTTTCTGAAGTGATTTTTTCAGATTTTAACAAATTTAAACAAAAAACCATC
The genomic region above belongs to Epilithonimonas zeae and contains:
- a CDS encoding sensor histidine kinase, with the translated sequence MNNKFIPIISVFMTISLVVFVSLQLYWIKELYTSLEQDFSNKVYSALETSTQKVNQIEVNKYWNETYSNVGKEVLASSNQPVKTYIQQSSDSANRSNILFQTSIVEKQNIPVSAKGDTLYTTKLYKDEGQLKLKRSSPEPLTTNISRDIDNNSYQMKEFARLSATNLPIEKRVDSKTIDSVISKELRLKGIDTKFGFGVINKTNQLTTVANNIYLDQKDKTNYTYPLFTDSKDRTLYTLAIVFPRKDYSLVKHNLPMLLGTFISLLTILGIYIISINYMMRQKKIAEIKTDFINNMSHEFKTPLATISVATDSLANDKIATDPDKVKYYSGLIKQENLRMKKQVETVLNMSKLERNEMPLHLKETNVRELIKSIAESFRLIVNERNGSLTTEFNATKYNFLIDEFHISNALINLLDNANKYSPETPEIKVSTRNEGNWYVIEISDKGMGMESTNRTKIFEKFFREETGNIHNVKGQGLGLSYVKKIIENHKGQIHVDSHKGKGSTFTIKLPIV
- a CDS encoding SRPBCC family protein gives rise to the protein MNSEIVFNKDFDSGVYVMKVYKADVSTLWDYFTKSELIDQWWAPKPWKCETEKMDFQENGIWLYAMKGPNGEKEMALANYEEIMPHRSIAWTDAFADDKGKVRTDLPQTSWLIGFTGIDEGTRMTFNLHFNSKEEMNQLIEMGFEEGFKMGLNQLEDILEEKYSK
- a CDS encoding glycoside hydrolase family 13 protein; this translates as MKKSLAILLLFISFNLILSQKIERIEPANWWVGMKNNSVTLLIYGKDISDLQPAISYPGITITENKTVENKNYLFLTLQISPEAKAGNVKIKFSKDKKVVLTKDFPIYARETNSANRESYGSKDAILLIVPDRFSNGDEKNDIVKTTLEQKLDRNNEDARHGGDIQGIINHLDYIKSLGYTQIWNTPLIENDEPTYSYHGYAATDFYKIDPRFGTNEDLKKLSTEAKKRNISLIWDVVLNHCGSEYYFVKDLPEQSWINYPDSKNRIRTNHLKTTITDLYATEIDKEEYLNGWFDGHMADLNQKNPLLAKYLTQNIIWWIEYAGLSGLRVDTYSYSDKNFLADWTKAILEEYPKMNIVAEEMSRNIAQTSYWQIDKKNNDGYKSYMPMMMDFSMNDNIVSALNEKSSWFSSWRKVYESVANDFLFPHPDNQLIFPDNHDLDRFYSRLNKNFENWKLGIAMYMTMRGTPQFFYGTEVLMTNDKAGSDGQRRSDFYGGWKGDSKNAVTETGLTNEEKEAKKYFTNLLNWRKTSDAIANGKFKHYAPTNNDVYVYFRYTENQKVMVLLNKNNDKVTLDLNRYNEMISNSFKAKDIISGKDFNFQNTIDIPAKTAMILEVVN
- a CDS encoding alpha/beta hydrolase, which encodes MKLPIQFSLLFLAFLFPVLGFGQENKPTLEAVEYLKQHPKSPKDYLVPKFKNYPLVLLGEDHAVKENLDFVKSIIPELYQAGVYNLCMEFGSFEKQKELDELLNSEIFDERKAKDLFFYYNVGWAYKEYFDIYKAVWEFNKTLKADAKKFRIVNLSYQYRWENLKGGARTPENMKAVFNLGTPDQFRTEIIKKEIIEKNEKALIYMGHVHVFTKYRMPILKVNNDDFCDYDEGMVGNRLYKLMPGKIFNIMFHTPMFSKTQYNPAYVSPANGELENALQKLDYPQIAFDLINTPVGKLRDNSFFSFCHSDFKMEDFFDGYIFLKPFKDLTGCTYDDDFFTGKDWTYIENNFPDPDWRKPKNLDEYKTAIKKYVDIKDRYKDVIQTSIPAVSSGKIIRVNNFPSKYVAPRNVDIWLPENFNPNKKYAVLYMHDGQMLFDGSINWNNSEWKVDESYTELSKKIKLKDCIIVGLWNTGATRHSEYFPQKPFESLSKELQNQTLEKYFLGKVQSDNYLKFIVQEVKPFIDKNYPTLKDRENTYIAGSSMGGLISMYAICEYPEIFGGSASLSTHWIGITDLSNDEIPSAFENYLQQKLPNPKTHKIYFDFGTEGLDSHYEKHQNKVDQIMKEKGFDKNNSATKKFESADHSESSWSKRFSIPLEFLLKK
- a CDS encoding LytR/AlgR family response regulator transcription factor gives rise to the protein MNQSFSEHFKSKFWLKHVLYWTAFVLFFGFVWGVSDDNYLRNILIQICCLPSRMLLVYVTLFYLFPKFFNQKKYFSFFVSYCVLVALISVFVQRPLFLYFIQPNFLPGFKNSGFFILSEIVNTALDINIAAMIPIAYTYLTTIENLQKNNSELNEENKLLKEDSVIQDNNDESYINLKIDKSVRKIKINDIVFVESLRNYCRIKLNDSEITVLKTLTSIQELLPESKFVRIHRSFLINKDNITSVSPSKIEINHMTIPVGRKYKDEVKKKMLLVDF
- a CDS encoding S9 family peptidase encodes the protein MNAPKAKKIDKLLEIHNDKRNDPYFWMNERENPEVIQYLEDENAYTDFVMKDTEDLQNDLYEEMKSRYKKDDESLPYFFNGYWYIVRYEAGKEYPIFSRKFQSLDNEEEILLNVNILAEGEAFFETGSMSISVNNDIMAYSTDNVGRRIYKIYFKNLKTGELYPDVIENATGKAVWANDNEHVFYIRKDESLRAFQIYRHKLGTDSSEDVLIFHEEDETFDVSVFKTKSLEYIFIAASSTNEDEMRFIPANNVFADWTIVQPRTEDLEYSVEHYEDDFYIITNADESTNFKIVKTKVDKPSMEHWQDFIQHRENVLLEGFEIFKNYFVIEEREKGLLQINIIDNQNNNSYYLPFSDPTYTAYIGINLEFDTDILRFGYTSLTKPASTFEYNMKDKTTVLLKEQEVLGGKFFAGNYISERIWATARDGKEVAISLVYHKDTSKSANTPLLLYGYGSYGHTVDASFSSVRLSLLDRGFIYAIAHIRGGEYLGREWYEDGKMLQKKNTFFDFIDAAKYLISENYTSPKHLYAMGGSAGGLLVGAVMNYNPELFNGIVAQVPFVDVVSTMLDDTIPLTTGEYDEWGNPNEKEYYDYMKSYSPYDNIEAKNYPNILITTGFHDSQVQYWEPAKWTAKLRELKTDDNILIFKTDMSSGHGGASGRFESLKEIALEYAFLLKIDQ